The Chryseobacterium indologenes genomic sequence ACCCCATTGGTCTTTTCTTGCAGTAACTCTTACAATTTCGTCACCTTTCATCCATACTACAGCTTTTCCGGAACACTTATCGCATTTGCAAGTAGCATTCATTGGTTTTGTAAACCATACTCTGCTTGCAAAACGGGAAGTTCTGTCTGTTAATGCTCCTACAGGACAAACGTCGATAACGTTTCCGATGAAGTCGTTATCTAAAGCTTTATTTAAATAGGTTGAAATCTCAGCGTGATCTCCTCTGAAAAGAATACCATGCTCTCTTTCACCTGTTAACTGGTTAGCTGCCAATACACATCTTGCACAAAGAATACAACGGTTCATGTTCAGCTTGATGTGTGGCCCAAGATCATCGGCTTCGTACGTATTTCTTTCGAATTCTGTTCTTGTTTCAAGATTTCCATGCTCATATCCAAGATCCTGAAGGTGGCATTCACCTGCCTGGTCACAAACCGGACAGTCAAGAGGGTGGTTCACCAATAAGAATTCAGTAACGGCTTTTCTTCCTTCCTGAGCTTTCTCAGAAGTAAGGTTTTTAAC encodes the following:
- a CDS encoding (2Fe-2S)-binding protein translates to MSEEVKKFKITIDGQTTEVMPGTSILEAARQIGGKSVPPAMCYYSKLETSGGRCRTCLVEVSKGSEADPRPMPKLVASCRTNVMDGMEVKNLTSEKAQEGRKAVTEFLLVNHPLDCPVCDQAGECHLQDLGYEHGNLETRTEFERNTYEADDLGPHIKLNMNRCILCARCVLAANQLTGEREHGILFRGDHAEISTYLNKALDNDFIGNVIDVCPVGALTDRTSRFASRVWFTKPMNATCKCDKCSGKAVVWMKGDEIVRVTARKDQWGEVEEFICDTCRFERKALSDWNIEDPRHIDRHSVISLNHYEKPKDELRVLDNPMAKEISEKDEK